From Streptomyces sp. TLI_053, a single genomic window includes:
- a CDS encoding CGNR zinc finger domain-containing protein: MTGQVDFDSHNTAMVQGAADLVNLATPGLSRTRPYQPPPEAELTERTNALLHAADRHATPLGTADATRLAALAPGLRAVFEHLAADDQDGAVAAANTLLAQLRPFPVLERHRDEPWHLYHRSTAGDEASDWAARLTLGLAAALGSHFAARLGMCSAPACDRAYVDVSRNGTRRFCSTACQSRVKSAAHRARAQDS, translated from the coding sequence GTGACCGGTCAAGTGGATTTCGACAGTCACAACACCGCGATGGTGCAGGGCGCCGCCGACCTGGTGAACCTCGCGACCCCGGGCCTGTCCCGCACCCGTCCCTACCAGCCCCCGCCGGAAGCCGAACTGACCGAGCGCACCAACGCCCTCCTGCACGCGGCCGACCGCCACGCCACCCCCCTCGGCACCGCCGACGCGACCCGCCTGGCAGCCCTCGCCCCAGGGCTGCGCGCCGTCTTCGAACACCTCGCGGCCGACGACCAGGACGGAGCGGTCGCGGCCGCCAACACCCTGCTGGCACAACTGCGCCCGTTCCCCGTCCTGGAACGCCACCGCGACGAGCCCTGGCACCTCTACCACCGCAGCACCGCCGGCGACGAAGCCTCCGACTGGGCCGCCCGCCTCACCCTCGGCCTCGCCGCCGCCCTCGGCAGCCACTTCGCCGCCCGCCTCGGCATGTGCTCCGCACCCGCCTGCGACCGCGCCTACGTAGACGTCTCCCGCAACGGCACCCGCCGGTTCTGCTCCACGGCCTGCCAGAGCCGCGTCAAGTCCGCCGCCCACCGCGCCCGCGCCCAGGACTCCTGA
- a CDS encoding MFS transporter, with product MSAATATPPRGRSRPSTWSRTSATGRALLTTVLTTGVTTFMFLPLLALHLSATGTPVGRVGLLIGLLSLCGQGFSVLSGHLVDRVGARTTTTAGFACRIVGYLLISAGGAALVPGIAAVGIGGSLLVLSVKTRLVIEAAAHDDTRGMLALRSTFGNVGVVLGPVLGAVAYPLGFDAILAAAVLSHLGLGFHLTFLAKDEAAQAPADLAFAPAAPERKPDPGHTATAPGRRGPAVLFLAAVAYWALYSQLNAVIPLTARALTGTTVAITVVFTLNGALVLLFQYTLLRRFLGHLPPRTLLTAGFAAFAVAYLVLLPQAGWLSLLLFTVPATLAEMLIGPSLDELAVTTAPPRRTGRALGLLGLAGAIGSPLGAGLGTHLLQSLHGGPAVWLTVTTAAALAAAACLLLPRPAR from the coding sequence GTGTCCGCCGCCACCGCCACCCCGCCCCGGGGCCGTTCGCGCCCCTCCACCTGGTCCCGCACGTCCGCCACCGGACGCGCGCTGCTCACCACCGTCCTGACCACCGGCGTCACCACCTTCATGTTCCTGCCCCTGCTCGCCCTGCACCTGAGTGCCACCGGCACCCCGGTGGGGCGGGTCGGGCTCCTGATCGGGCTGCTCTCGCTGTGCGGGCAGGGCTTCTCGGTGCTGTCCGGCCACCTCGTCGACCGCGTCGGTGCGCGGACCACCACCACCGCCGGCTTCGCCTGCCGCATCGTCGGCTACCTGCTGATATCCGCCGGGGGAGCGGCCCTGGTGCCGGGCATCGCGGCCGTCGGCATCGGCGGGTCACTGCTGGTGCTGTCCGTCAAGACCCGCTTGGTCATCGAGGCGGCGGCGCACGACGACACCCGCGGCATGCTCGCCCTGCGCTCGACCTTCGGCAACGTCGGCGTGGTCCTCGGGCCGGTCCTCGGGGCGGTCGCCTACCCGCTCGGCTTCGACGCGATCCTCGCTGCGGCCGTCCTGTCCCACCTCGGCCTCGGCTTCCACCTGACCTTCCTCGCCAAGGACGAGGCCGCGCAGGCACCGGCGGACCTCGCCTTCGCTCCCGCCGCCCCGGAACGGAAGCCGGACCCCGGACACACCGCCACCGCCCCCGGCCGGCGTGGACCGGCCGTCCTCTTCCTCGCCGCCGTCGCCTACTGGGCCCTCTACAGCCAGCTCAACGCGGTGATCCCGCTCACCGCCAGGGCCCTGACCGGCACCACCGTCGCCATCACGGTGGTCTTCACCCTCAACGGCGCCCTCGTCCTGCTGTTCCAGTACACGCTGCTACGCCGCTTCCTCGGACACCTGCCGCCCCGCACCCTGCTCACCGCCGGGTTCGCGGCCTTCGCCGTGGCCTACCTCGTCCTGCTGCCGCAGGCCGGCTGGCTGTCACTGCTGCTGTTCACCGTGCCCGCCACCCTCGCCGAGATGCTGATCGGACCGAGCCTCGACGAACTGGCCGTCACCACGGCCCCGCCCCGCCGGACCGGCCGTGCCCTGGGCCTGCTCGGCCTCGCGGGCGCGATCGGCTCGCCCCTGGGCGCGGGACTCGGCACCCACCTGCTCCAGAGCCTGCACGGCGGCCCCGCTGTCTGGCTCACCGTCACCACGGCCGCCGCCCTGGCCGCGGCCGCCTGCCTCCTGCTGCCCCGCCCCGCCCGCTGA